A segment of the Psilocybe cubensis strain MGC-MH-2018 chromosome 5, whole genome shotgun sequence genome:
TATAATATGCTGCATCCATGATCGCTGCTGGGCCACTCCCCTCTTCTTCACTCTACCACACTCTCATTTACTGTCAACTTGAACATTTCTTTGCGATGGATAATTTTGCACGTCTGGCTGTCATCCAGGGGCTTATTCCTGCTGCGCAGAACACCCAGCCTCGGGTCGGTGACGATCGCAGACGCTATGCTGTTTATTTCTCTTCGAGGCCCAGTTTGCTCCCGAAGGCTAGCGAGACCGATGCAGGAAGTACTTGGACTTTCTCCGCGTCGGAATTGCCTCGTTCTGGAAGCTCTGGAAGCTCCAACAATACTAGTGTTGAAAGCGGGGTCATGACGCCTGCAAAACGGATTGTCGATAGTTACCGAGCTCGTCATTCACTGGAACAGATCAGCCAGACTTCTTCTGGTTCCAGTTACTCATCAGAATACTCGCAAACTAATTCGTCGAACAAGTCGTCTCCGTTCGAATCGCGTCCCTTCCCGACAGGAACCTTGAAACCGAAGTTACGACGCTCGCGCCACGAAGCTCTGCttactgctgtatgtttgCTAGTGATGGTTTTCCGCTATGTATAGTCCCCTGTTGACAGATGGATTTGTCTGCTAGTTGCAGGAAGCGCAAAATATCGCCAATGTGCGTAACCTTGGACCTCACGAAACGATTGCATGCCCTCGTTCGGGGTGTCACGACTTGCTTCCTGGTATACATGCCTTGGCTTATCATCTAGACATACACGATATACATGACTGGTACGCCTGTTTCAAGTTCCGGAGTCCAACTCTTTGAGACGACCTATTTATGTGCCACAGTACTATCGGTTGTAATCGCTGCAAAGATCGTTTTGAAGATCAGACGGCACTCCGTCTACATCAATGCAACAAGTCCCATGTTTTTGCTCTTCCGTCCATCTCTGCGTTCCCTCTTCGCTGTAAGAAATTGATTGAAAGCATCTTGCGCCTTGCTAAATCGTGGTCTCTTTAGACGGATTCCAGAAAGTTGTTGCCTTATTACACAAAACGCTCTGACAAAAAGGTTCTATTGTACTATAGGTTCTGGTAATCATGCTACACCTTTTACGATTCAGTTATCCACATACTACGCTTTGCTTTCACTTGTTATCCGATTTGTATCTTTCGCTGTATACTTACTGTCACTATCCTCAAGAATCTTTACGTTGTCTATACACCTAcattaattaattaatcaCATCTTATCCCCGACCCTTCAGGGTTGTTAACACCCCTTGCTCTTGTGCACACTGTGACATACATACTGTATCGGACGCGAAACGCAATGTTCCGGTGCGGGACAAATCTCGGAAAAGTATGTAGTAGAAATATGTATTTAAAGTTTGTTGTGCCCCTATTAAGATTAGATTACATGTTTCCTTTTACTATTAGTTTTACTGACTTCGGAAAGGCTTGATCGATCCCGACGGTGGTTTATGAAAGTGGCAGGGCAATCGACTCAAACCTGAATGAATTGCTAAGAATATGGTATGCGGTCATCATTTACATTATAGAGACGCAGGTCCCCGAAAGGGCCAGCCCTTGACTAGATTCCAAATCACTCCTCGACTCCGTCATCTTTGTATTCCAAGTGCTTATTCAAGGACTCCTCCCTGCACCCTCGCGAACAGAAATAATCGGTGTCGCTCTGCGGTAAAGTCAAACACATAATACAAGGCGATGCCAGACCAGTGGCAACTGCTTCTCTATAGCGTTGagcgacgatgacgacaGCAAGTTAGCATGTAATTTATCCCCATGACAAAAGgggaagaaacagaaagagaAATTGACGTACTCGCGGTGCCGCATAGAGCAATAGTCGCTGACTTTCACCCCTTTCGAGTCAACGTGGACAGGCTGCCCGCAGCCAGGGATAAGGCACTCAGTATCATCGGCAGATTGCTGCGTGCTAATAAGATGAAGCTGTTGAGCGGCAGAGTGTAGATTAGAAGAAGCTACCAAGATGACTGCACCATTAGTTACCGCGTTCTGCGCAGAACCTGCTTGAGAGGGTACGCCGGGCTGCGGGACTACGTTATTGAGGAATGGATTGTTTACGGGCGCGTTGGGGTTATGGATGGCGGGTGGAATGACCTGAGGCGCAGGATTCGCGAAGGGATTCGCTACAATTGGTTGGGAAGTTGGTGCGGTCTGAATCGTGTGCCCTGCAGGGTTCACATTAGGATTGATCAAGGCCTGAACTTGCGGAATGTGCTGTGCTACGAGTTCTGTCAAGACAGTGGAGGAATGAGATCAAGCACGATCAGGTTAATGATAGCGAACATGTGCTTACTTGCCAACTGTATCGGATCGAAAGCTGGGGCTCCTTGTTGCTGAGCTTTTGCGTTGTTGGCTTTAGTTTGAGCTTGATGGGTCCCGACAGTTGGGTTCCGAGGTTTGCCACTTGCAGCTGCTGAAGCAGCACAATTCTTGCCACAGTATTCAAAATTCTGAAATTTTGGCTTTTTATGACATTGCTTCAAGCGCACTTACATTAGCTGTCTAGTTCTTGAAGTTTATCGAACGAGAAAGACATACATTGCACATAGTGGCTGCCTGGCCTGCACATGTCTTCGAACAATAGGAGTGGTTAGAAAACTTCGGTTTCTGATGGCAATACTAAAAAGGTGTTTGTCAAGTCGCCCATTAATGTAGGTTCACAGGAGCATGTCATACATCGCAAAGTTGAGGCGCTTGAACAGCAGGTGTAACTTGAGCGACGGCAGCCATCTTTGTCCAGGTATAGGTCAGAGATAGAGGAGATGGTGAATGGATAGCTAAATTTTCCTTCCTGGTTTTAATGCTGCACCCACCCACCTCGAGGACATGGGACGGTCAACTAACATGACTGATCCATATTCAAAAGATGCGGCAAAGATCAATTACCATCAACCATAAGCATAGATACACGCGGTGCGCAGGCGGTAAAGAGCACAGATCAACCAAACAGAACGATAAAAACGAGGCCCTATCAATGACGATCTAACATCCGTTGCCACGGAGTTTCGCCCTCAACCTCTCTAGGCATTTCCCGAGTTCATTTCGGCCCTTTCTGTCAGCTCCTACGCCCCAGAAGGCATCTTTGTCCGAATCCTGTAGAAAATATAAGCATGAAGTCATACACAACGAATGATCACGGCACCTCAATAAGCTCTGCGTCGCCCGTCGCCAACAGTTCCGCCTGCAAATCGGCGTGCTGGGTAAATTTATAAAATAATGTTTCATCCATCTGTCATTACATCAATTGTCAACTTTCAGATTAGAGAGAAAATATAGCCAACCTTTTCTATATTCACTTGCTTCCAGTCAGGTCTCACTTCAGGTTGGAAGCGACGAGCTTCAGAAAATGCAACACTTGGTCGCTCCGAACATGTTCGGATATGCTCAGCGAGGTTTGGTCGGTGCTGTTGGAACTGcagaaaatagaaaaatattaaGCCGTATACAATCAAAATAGTGTTTCTATATCTAACCTTGAAGGATTGAAAGAGGTGTTCGCTGGTAGGGTACTTCTTCCCGTTATAGATAACAGGATGAGGGGAAAAGTTCGTGAAGCCATAGTGTGGGTCATGCTTGTGGTAAAACAGGATACGCTGACGAGCGGGTGAAGTCTTGACAGGCGAAGAGCGTTTTGGAATTTCAGGAAGAGGGGGAGAGAGCGTTCCCGCACCCCTTATAACTGGTCGACGAGAGCGATACACGCTCACTCTAGGCGAAGTTATCCGTGGCTCGTCAACCTGATCAGGAACATCTTCGGTAATGATGATATGACTGTCGACGTAAGAATGGGTCCGACGGATGGGCTCTGTAGTGCCTTCTTGGCCATTTTCAGAGGTTTCTGCTAGGGTGAACATGGTATTCAAGCTATGGGTATCCCATTGAGATGGGTCAACGTCAGAAGAGACATAGATTGTTCTGCTTCGTTCTTCAACCCGGTAGACAGGCCCTTTCGTTGCAGTAGGAGATGTGAGCCCACCAATGGGTGGAAGGGCCCTAGTATTGACCGAGGGAGACGTAACAATGGTAATGGTTTGGCGCGTTTGCATGACTGAGCTGGTGTTGGGATATTGGAATTAGCTATTTGGATTCCAAGTTCCTTGAAGAGTTATACCGCTTGGATTGCTTGAAGAAATTTGTCCTTTGAGTATCCGAGTGAGAGCAAAGCACCGCTGTTGGCAAATATTGGTCAAGTAGAACCGTTTTAGAGCAACGTTGTTTCTCTGATTATCTCGAAACGGCCCCGTGGAGTCAACGAGTCAAAATGTCGGATATAGGTATCTTTCCGTTTCGAAAGCAGGGTGTTTAAGGCCGTCAGGCCTCGAGGCTTCGTAGATT
Coding sequences within it:
- a CDS encoding N-glycosidase YbiA, with amino-acid sequence MQTRQTITIVTSPSVNTRALPPIGGLTSPTATKGPVYRVEERSRTIYVSSDVDPSQWDTHSLNTMFTLAETSENGQEGTTEPIRRTHSYVDSHIIITEDVPDQVDEPRITSPRVSVYRSRRPVIRGAGTLSPPLPEIPKRSSPVKTSPARQRILFYHKHDPHYGFTNFSPHPVIYNGKKYPTSEHLFQSFKFQQHRPNLAEHIRTCSERPSVAFSEARRFQPEVRPDWKQVNIEKMDETLFYKFTQHADLQAELLATGDAELIEDSDKDAFWGVGADRKGRNELGKCLERLRAKLRGNGC